In bacterium, the DNA window AGTAATCAACCATTCTTGCTCAACAATTTTTCCGATACTATTTGGATAAAAAACGGCATCTCGTATTTCCCCAAAAGTTTCTCGTCGCTCAAATGTACAAATCGTGACAAAGAATGTTCCAGCTTGGTAGTTGTAATTGGGCAATCTAATGGATCGTCGTTCCATTACAAGCTCCCATGGGCGTATTGCAATACGCCCCTACGGTTGCGATAGTCATTGCAGTCAGGGGCGCACACAGAATGCACACCCCTACCGCCGTTGTTCTTAATTCGTCTGGATGGTGATTTCGCGTGGTTTCGCTTCTTCCGCTTTCGGCAACGTTACCGTCAATACGCCATCGGTCATCTTCGCAGCAATCTTGCTCGCATCGACGTTACTCGGCAACGTTAACGACCGGCTGAATTTTCCGAACCGGCGTTCCAATACGTGATAGGTATCGCCGTCCTGTTTCGCCTCTTCGGTACGCTCGCCGCTGACGGTCAAGACATTTTCCCGCAGCGTGATCTTGATTTCTTCTTTTCGGATGCCGGGCAAATCGAGCCGTACGCGATAATTCTCTTTGTCTTCCACGACGTCGATCCGGGGCGACCACAATGCTTCCACGTCTTCCGCCGGGCTCTCGCCAAAGAAGTTGTTAAAGAGACGATTCATTTCCTGCTGCACCGATAGCATATCACGGCGTGGTAACCAACGAACTAATGTCATTTTCATTCCTCCTTGTGTAACACCGATCGCTTAGGTTGATGGACACCCATGCATATTTTTAGGAACCCATTGGGATCGTCACCGAAACAGGATCGGTACTGAGGGCGGTGGCGACCCACCGGAGGAATTAGCAATCGCCGTGCCAGACTGCTAAAGTATGAGTTTTCAAGGTATTCTCCAAACCGAATCGGAGCTATAAACTCGCAAACTGTTGTATCGATTGCCAGATTGTCATTATTTCATGCCATTTTGTCTTTATTTTGCATGTCATTGTGGCATAGAGTGTCAGTAGTCAAAGTACTACGATTGACTGGTTACTCAGAGGATTGGGAAAATGTCGGCGACAACAACGTGATAATGTGATACAACTCCTTTCGCATCAATTGCCAAGTTCGTATCTTTCACTATCTACTTCCCGAACTCTACAAGAGAGTTCGAAGCATTCTTCTACATCTGAAAGGATAAGCGATGAGCGCTGCCAGTCTTTTCCGGAAATTTCTTCTCACTGCAATGACAATCGCAGCTTTGGCATTCGTTGTCGGTTGCGATGGTGATTCCGAAGAGAACAACAACAACAATAACGCCGGGGGATTCCCCACTGAGTTGGTCGGTACTTGGCTCGCGAAATTGGACGCCACCCAAATCGGCGCCAGTGCCTATACCGGGGGACTTTCTTCCGATAATGGACAATTGATTATTCGCTCCGATGCGACTTGGCGCCACTCCAGCGTTGATAACGGTATCACTTATGCCGATGCCGGACATGCGCGTTGGATCGCGCCCAGCACATTGGTAATCTACTTGGACACCGTTGCGACTGGTTCTGATATGAGTGTCGGCGATTCCGTGTACCTAACAACTTATTACACCAATGAAGTGTTGGTGGTTGGAATGCCCAGCGAAGCGAATGCCTCTTATCTCAATTGGGAATTGTATGGGAAGCAGGGTTTATCGATGGGTGTGATTGCCGGGATCTGTGTCAATCCGGCACGAGCGACATTGGGGAATGTCCCGATTACCGCCGCTTTGCCGAATTCGACCGCCGTTCGCGATACGACCAATGCCTACGGTTTCTTCTATTTCTCGAGTTTGACGAACGGCACTTATACGGTCTCCGGTACCTACAATGGCATTACCGAAACTCGTACCGTACAAATCGCTCCGGGTGTGATATCGCCGATGATGTTGACGTTTACCGGCGGTACCGTCACTACGGGCAGTATCACTGGACGGGTTTTCAATTCAAATGATTCGACGGCGCTATCTGGCGTGACAATTACTCCCGATGGCGGAAGCGCTGCCACGACCGATGCGAATGGCGATTATACGATTACCGGACTGACGACGGGAATGCGTTTCTTCACCATCACGAAGACCGGGTATCTCGATAGTTATGCCGCCGTATTCATTACCGCCAATCAGACAATTACCCAGAATTTCTTCTTAGCGCCAACCAATGCCGGGCCAGGTACGGTCACTGGTGAAGTGCGCGATGCAGTTTCTGGTGATGCGATAAGCGGTGCCACCGTCGCTGCCGAAAACGGTCAACAGACCACTACCAATGCAAGCGGTCAATACACCTTAACGGTTAGTGCGGGAACCCGCGCCATCAGTGCGGCAAAGACCGGCTACTATGGCAGCAATGCCACCTTGATCCGGGTAGTCACCGGACAAACCTACACGCAAAACTTCACGCTCTCGCCGGAAATCACCGGAGGCAGTGGTCAGATGCGATTGGTGTTA includes these proteins:
- a CDS encoding Hsp20/alpha crystallin family protein, with protein sequence MTLVRWLPRRDMLSVQQEMNRLFNNFFGESPAEDVEALWSPRIDVVEDKENYRVRLDLPGIRKEEIKITLRENVLTVSGERTEEAKQDGDTYHVLERRFGKFSRSLTLPSNVDASKIAAKMTDGVLTVTLPKAEEAKPREITIQTN
- a CDS encoding carboxypeptidase regulatory-like domain-containing protein, with protein sequence MSAASLFRKFLLTAMTIAALAFVVGCDGDSEENNNNNNAGGFPTELVGTWLAKLDATQIGASAYTGGLSSDNGQLIIRSDATWRHSSVDNGITYADAGHARWIAPSTLVIYLDTVATGSDMSVGDSVYLTTYYTNEVLVVGMPSEANASYLNWELYGKQGLSMGVIAGICVNPARATLGNVPITAALPNSTAVRDTTNAYGFFYFSSLTNGTYTVSGTYNGITETRTVQIAPGVISPMMLTFTGGTVTTGSITGRVFNSNDSTALSGVTITPDGGSAATTDANGDYTITGLTTGMRFFTITKTGYLDSYAAVFITANQTITQNFFLAPTNAGPGTVTGEVRDAVSGDAISGATVAAENGQQTTTNASGQYTLTVSAGTRAISAAKTGYYGSNATLIRVVTGQTYTQNFTLSPEITGGSGQMRLVLRWATTPRDLDSYLRVPGVSTPVYYGSHGDSTASPFARLDVDDTSGEGPETITIYQFLTGTYQYYIHNYSGSPDITASGAVAMIYGDGGLLQQFTIPTTPSSGMRYWYICDIDGATGAITVHNTLQSAAPTGPDGKQPLLMAKKY